The proteins below are encoded in one region of Archocentrus centrarchus isolate MPI-CPG fArcCen1 chromosome 13, fArcCen1, whole genome shotgun sequence:
- the mrps22 gene encoding small ribosomal subunit protein mS22, with product MAALGTARCLFRSYSRVKNVQRSKQMLMRCGVRTFCSETQHTAPTDHAKPQFTDSAVQDILTRITGLDLQKVYRPIKQELKPPTYKLMTDEQLEQAVEFATVQAKKLLQMPPILPERKPINDVLCEDKILDGMDTAKYAFTDITYNIPHRERFIVVREPNGTLRKATWEERDRLIQVYFPKEGRKLTAPLIFKEENLGMVFSQDRHEDVLDLCLIQFEPDSSEYIRVHTATYEDLDKHGKYDLLRSTRHFGGMAWYLVSARRVDGLIVDMLKRELLQDAISLVSLFHMVHPHSESAQEAASQQATGSDLLKIYAQRESQRSGYIELALQAYEQTAVEGSAS from the exons ATGGCAGCACTCGGTACAGCACGGTGCTTGTTTCGGAGCTACTCTCGGGTGAAAAATGTGCAGAGGAGCAAACAAATGTTGATGAGGTGTGGCGTGAGGACGTTTTGTAGTGAAACACAACATACAG CTCCCACAGATCATGCAAAGCCCCAGTTCACCGATTCAGCTGTGCAGGACATCCTCACCAGGATTACAGGCCTGGACCTGCAGAAAGTATACCGACCCATTAAACAGGAGCTCAAGCCGCCCACATATAAACTCATGACAGATGAACAACTGGAGCAG GCGGTTGAGTTTGCCACAGTGCAAGCTAAAAAGCTGCTGCAGATGCCCCCCATCCTGCCAGAGAGGAAGCCCATTAATGATGTGCTGTGTGAGGATAAGATCCTGGATGGCATGGACACAGCCAAATATGCCTTCACAGACATCACCTATAATATCCCACACAGG GAGAGGTTTATAGTTGTACGGGAACCTAATGGAACCCTTAGGAAGGCCACTTGGGAGGAGAGAGACCGACTTATTCAGGTCTACTTCCCTAAGGAGGGACGCAAGCTCACAGCACCACTGATATTCAAAGAGGAGAACCTCGGG aTGGTGTTTTCCCAGGACCGTCATGAGGATGTGTTGGACTTGTGCCTCATCCAGTTTGAACCAGACTCTTCAGAATACATCAGG GTACACACGGCCACATATGAGGACTTGGACAAGCATGGCAAATATGATCTGCTGCGCTCCACAAGACACTTTGGAGGCATGGCCTGGTACTTGGTCAGTGCTCGTAGGGTGGATGGGCTCATTGTGGACATGCTAAAGAGAGAGTT GCTCCAGGATGCTATAAGCCTTGTGTCTCTGTTCCACATGGTCCACCCCCATAGTGAGTCAGCCCAGGAAGCTGCCAGCCAACAGGCCACAGGCTCTGACCTGCTTAAG ATCTATGCCCAGAGGGAGTCCCAAAGGTCAGGCTACATCGAGCTGGCTCTGCAGGCCTACGAACAGACTGCTGTTGAAGGCTCTGCTTCATGA
- the LOC115791050 gene encoding coatomer subunit beta' isoform X1: MPLRLDIKRRLTARSDRVKSADLHPTEPWMVLSLYSGTVVVWNHETQTMVKTFELCDLPVRVAKFVARKHWVIAGADDMQVRVFNYNTLERVYMFEAHSDYIRCIAVHPTQSYILTSSDDMLIKLWDWDRKWLCSQVFEGHTHYVMQIVINPRDNNQFASASLDRTIKVWQLGSKAPNFTLEGHEKGVNCIDYYSGGDKPYLISGADDRLVKIWDYQNKTCVQTLEGHAQNVTCVSFHPELPVILTGGEDGTVRVWHSNTYRLENTLNYGMERVWCICGQPGSNSVAIGYDEGSIIIKLGRVEPVMSMDSSGKVIWARHSEMQQANLKAVLETEIKDGERLLLSVKDMGSCEIYPQTIQHSPNGRFVVVCGDGEYIIYTAMALRNKSFGSAQEFIWAHDSSQYAIREGNSVVKIFKNFKEKKAFKPDFGAEGIFGGLLLGVRSNSGLSFYDWDNSELIRRIEIQPKHVFWSDSGELVCIATDESFFVLRYLPERVSAAQESKEEITEDGIEAAFEVLGEVQEVVKTGLWVGDCFIYTNSVNRLNYYVGGEIITIAHMDRTMYLLGYIPKDDRLYLGDKELNIISYSLLLSVLEYQTAVMRKDFSTADKVLPAIPKEQQTRVAHFLEKQGFRQQALAVSTDPEHKFELALQLGELKTAYQLALNAESEQKWKQLAELATTKCQFSLAQECLHQAQDYGGLLLLATTSGNTDMVGQLAEGAERDGKTNVAFLTYFMQGRLDKCLDLLIKTDRLPEAAFLARTYLPSHVSRVVKLWKESLSKVNQKAADALADPTQYSNLFPSLQQALLAEQYLKESHIRVRPAAGYPLITPNEERNVLEESAGFRPKGEIAEPEQVLECMSEPPVVPVVTERPCSEVAVVEEEAISREELTDPVSTSEEKSVLRAADAFPVTAAEECVEPKQAVLVSCELEAVKEGTKAQTLVPAEEIGIPDEELEMIQPSPVEDVSSSVKNDVQEVSPATEASLGVCVSETETTVTAQAAPNDTLVAEDVLVSTSLPVDTETTSETIAPGVIAIYQELENDTIPSEVPTTTEDTPVTSKAVSETVPSHTAVEELISFETPDIPELDAPLQILPELTFDALLDSIEDAVPVLKPIPAQEQEKQTTELPVNPAVLQKSGPEVLSLTVTHAEGNVAEEREECGSEEPAEDFEAEMNDEALDDLDNFDLGDIDTTDVNLDEDFLDLSEANDQVKIP, translated from the exons ATG CCTCTGAGACTGGACATCAAGCGGAGGCTGACAGCTCGGTCAGACCGGGTGAAGAGTGCGGACCTGCATCCCACTGAGCCGTGGATGGTGCTCAGCCTCTACAGCGGCACTGTGGTGGTCTGGAACCATGAAACACAG ACGATGGTGAAAACATTTGAGCTGTGTGATCTGCCTGTAAGAGTGGCCAAGTTCGTAGCCAGGAAACACTGGGTCATTGCTGGAGCT GACGACATGCAGGTCCGGGTGTTTAACTACAACACTCTGGAGAGAGTTTACATGTTCGAGGCTCACTCTGACTACATCCGCTGCATCGCTGTCCACCCCACGCAGTCCTACATCCTCACCAGCAGTG ATGACATGTTGATCAAGCTGTGGGACTGGGACAGAAAGTGGTTGTGCAGTCAGGTGTTTGAGGGACACACTCACTATGTCATGCAGATTGTCATCAACCCCAGAGACAACAACCAGTTTGCCAGTGCCTCTCTGGACAGAACTATTAAG GTGTGGCAGCTGGGTTCCAAGGCTCCCAACTTTACTCTGGAGGGCCATGAGAAGGGAGTGAATTGCATTGATTACTACAGTGGAGGAGACAAGCCCTACCTCATATCAGGGGCCGATGATCGCCTTGTGAAGATCTGGGATTATCAG aACAAAACTTGTGTTCAGACTCTGGAGGGTCACGCTCAGAATGTGACCTGTGTTAGCTTCCATCCTGAGCTGCCAGTCATTCTCACAGGCGGTGAAGATG GCACTGTTCGTGTGTGGCACTCCAACACCTACCGGCTAGAAAACACACTCAATTATGGCATGGAGCGGGTGTGGTGTATATGTGGCCAGCCTGGCTCCAACAGTGTGGCTATAGGCTACGATGAAGGCAGCATCATCATCAAG CTGGGTCGGGTGGAGCCCGTCATGTCCATGGACTCCAGTGGGAAGGTCATATGGGCTCGTCATTCCGAAATGCAGCAGGCCAACCTAAAGGCAGTCTTAGAAACTGAGATAAAGGATGGAGAGAGGCTCCTTCTGAGTGTTAAAGACATGGGCAGCTGTGAGATTTACCCCCAGACAATCCAACACAGCCCCAATGGGAG ATTTGTAGTGGTGTGTGGAGATGGGGAATATATCATCTATACTGCCATGGCTTTGAGGAACAAGAGCTTCGGCTCTGCTCAGGAGTTTATCTGGGCACACGACTCTTCACA GTATGCAATCAGAGAAGGCAACAGTGTGGTCAAAATATTTAAGAACTTTAAAGAGAAGAAGGCTTTTAAACCTGACTTTGGAGCTGAAG GCATCTTTGGTGGCCTCCTGCTGGGAGTGAGGTCAAACAGCGGCCTGTCCTTCTACGACTGGGACAACTCTGAACTGATCCGGCGTATTGAGATCCAGCCTAAACAT GTCTTCTGGTCTGACTCTGGGGAGCTCGTCTGTATTGCTACAGATGAGTCTTTCTTCGTGCTGCGCTACCTACCAGAGCGAGTCTCAGCAGCCCAGGAGTCTAAGGAAGAGATAACAGAAGATGGGATAGAGGCAGCCTTTGAG GTACTGGGGGAGGTCCAGGAGGTGGTAAAGACAGGGCTTTGGGTGGGAGACTGCTTCATCTACACCAACTCTGTTAACAGACTCAACTATTATGTAGGAGGAGAGATAATCACTATAGCTCACATGGACAG gACGATGTATCTGCTGGGCTACATACCAAAGGATGACCGTCTCTACCTTGGAGACAAGGAGCTGAACATTATCAGCTACTCCCTGCTGCTTTCTGTGCTTGAATATCAGACAGCTGTCATGAGGAAGGACTTCAGCACAGCTGACAAGGTTCTACCAGCAATTCCCAAGGAGCAGCAGACCCGTGTAGCCCATTTCTTGGAGAAACAA GGCTTCAGACAGCAGGCATTGGCTGTGTCCACTGACCCCGAGCATAAGTTTGAACTTGCTCTGCAGCTGGGAGAGCTCAAGACAGCCTATCAGCTGGCACTGAACGCAGAG TCAGAACAAAAATGGAAGCAGCTGGCAGAGCTTGCTACTACAAAGTGCCAGTTTAGCTTGGCTCAGGAGTGTCTCCACCAAGCTCAGGATTATGGGGGATTATTGCTTCTGGCCACCACCTCAGGCAACACTGACATGGTGGGCCAACTGGCTGAGGGGGCAGAGAGAGATGGGAAGACCAACGTGGCCTTTCTCACCTACTTCATGCAGGGGAG ACTGGACAAATGTCTGGACCTTCTAATCAAAACAGATCGATTACCAGAGGCTGCATTTCTGGCAAGAACATATCTGCCCAGCCATGTCTCAAG gGTGGTGAAGCTGTGGAAGGAGAGTCTTTCCAAAGTCAACCAGAAGGCAGCAGATGCTCTGGCTGACCCCACCCAGTACAGCAACCTGTTCCCCAGCCTCCAGCAAGCCCTGCTGGCTGAGCAGTACCTGAAGGAGAGTCACATAAGGGTCAGACCTGCTGCAGGATACCCTCTCATTACG CCAAATGAAGAACGTAATGTTCTGGAGGAATCTGCAGGTTTTAGACCCAAAGGAGAAATCGCTGAGCCAGAG CAAGTATTGGAGTGCATGAGTGAGCCCCCCGTTGTACCAGTAGTAACAGAAAGGCCATGTTCAGAAGTTGCAGTAGTGGAGGAGGAGGCCATTTCACGAGAAGAGCTTACTGATCCCGTTTCAACAAGTGAAGAAAAATCTGTCCTGAGAGCAGCAGACGCTTTTCCTGTCACTGCTGCAGAAGAATGTGTTGAGCCAAAGCAAGCAGTGCTGGTGTCTTGTGAGTTGGAAGCAGTGAAGGAGGGCACTAAAGCACAGACTTTAGTCCCTGCAGAGGAAATCGGGATCCCTGATGAAGAGCTTGAGATGATACAACCGAGTCCGGTGGAAGATGTCAGCTCATCTGTTAAGAATGATGTTCAGGAAGTATCTCCAGCAACTGAAGCTTCGCttggtgtctgtgtttctgaaaCAGAAACCACTGTGACAGCACAAGCAGCACCAAATGACACATTAGTAGCTGAGGATGTCTTAGTTAGCACTAGTCTGCCAGTTGATACTGAAACTACATCAGAAACTATAGCACCTGGGGTAATTGCCATTTACCAAGAACTGGAAAACGATACAATCCCATCAGAAGTTCCAACGACAACAGAAGACACTCCCGTTACTAGCAAAGCTGTTTCAGAAACAGTCCCTTCACACACAGCAGTGGAGGAGCTCATCTCTTTTGAAACCCCAGACATTCCTGAGCTGGACGCACCTCTCCAGATTTTACCAGAGTTGACCTTCGATGCACTGCTAGACTCAATTGAAGACGCAGTGCCAGTACTGAAGCCAATCCCGGCACAAGAACAAGAGAAACAAACCACAGAACTTCCAGTAAATCCTGCGGTTCTTCAAAAGTCTGGGCCAGAGGTTTTATCCCTCACTGTAACTCATGCAGAAGGGAATGTagcagaagagagagaggaatgtGGCTCTGAAGAACCGGCAGAGGACTTCGAGGCAGAGATGAATGACGAG GCTCTGGATGATCTGGACAACTTTGACCTGGGGGATATTGACACCACAGATGTTAACCTAGACGAGGATTTCCTGG ATCTCAGTGAAGCCAATGATCAGGTGAAAATACCATGA
- the LOC115791050 gene encoding coatomer subunit beta' isoform X2: MPLRLDIKRRLTARSDRVKSADLHPTEPWMVLSLYSGTVVVWNHETQTMVKTFELCDLPVRVAKFVARKHWVIAGADDMQVRVFNYNTLERVYMFEAHSDYIRCIAVHPTQSYILTSSDDMLIKLWDWDRKWLCSQVFEGHTHYVMQIVINPRDNNQFASASLDRTIKVWQLGSKAPNFTLEGHEKGVNCIDYYSGGDKPYLISGADDRLVKIWDYQNKTCVQTLEGHAQNVTCVSFHPELPVILTGGEDGTVRVWHSNTYRLENTLNYGMERVWCICGQPGSNSVAIGYDEGSIIIKLGRVEPVMSMDSSGKVIWARHSEMQQANLKAVLETEIKDGERLLLSVKDMGSCEIYPQTIQHSPNGRFVVVCGDGEYIIYTAMALRNKSFGSAQEFIWAHDSSQYAIREGNSVVKIFKNFKEKKAFKPDFGAEGIFGGLLLGVRSNSGLSFYDWDNSELIRRIEIQPKHVFWSDSGELVCIATDESFFVLRYLPERVSAAQESKEEITEDGIEAAFEVLGEVQEVVKTGLWVGDCFIYTNSVNRLNYYVGGEIITIAHMDRTMYLLGYIPKDDRLYLGDKELNIISYSLLLSVLEYQTAVMRKDFSTADKVLPAIPKEQQTRVAHFLEKQGFRQQALAVSTDPEHKFELALQLGELKTAYQLALNAESEQKWKQLAELATTKCQFSLAQECLHQAQDYGGLLLLATTSGNTDMVGQLAEGAERDGKTNVAFLTYFMQGRLDKCLDLLIKTDRLPEAAFLARTYLPSHVSRVVKLWKESLSKVNQKAADALADPTQYSNLFPSLQQALLAEQYLKESHIRVRPAAGYPLITPNEERNVLEESAGFRPKGEIAEPEQVLECMSEPPVVPVVTERPCSEVAVVEEEAISREELTDPVSTSEEKSVLRAADAFPVTAAEECVEPKQAVLVSCELEAVKEGTKAQTLVPAEEIGIPDEELEMIQPSPVEDVSSSVKNDVQEVSPATEASLGVCVSETETTVTAQAAPNDTLVAEDVLVSTSLPVDTETTSETIAPGVIAIYQELENDTIPSEVPTTTEDTPVTSKAVSETVPSHTAVEELISFETPDIPELDAPLQILPELTFDALLDSIEDAVPVLKPIPAQEQEKQTTELPVNPAVLQKSGPEVLSLTVTHAEGNVAEEREECGSEEPAEDFEAEMNDEALDDLDNFDLGDIDTTDVNLDEDFLGE; this comes from the exons ATG CCTCTGAGACTGGACATCAAGCGGAGGCTGACAGCTCGGTCAGACCGGGTGAAGAGTGCGGACCTGCATCCCACTGAGCCGTGGATGGTGCTCAGCCTCTACAGCGGCACTGTGGTGGTCTGGAACCATGAAACACAG ACGATGGTGAAAACATTTGAGCTGTGTGATCTGCCTGTAAGAGTGGCCAAGTTCGTAGCCAGGAAACACTGGGTCATTGCTGGAGCT GACGACATGCAGGTCCGGGTGTTTAACTACAACACTCTGGAGAGAGTTTACATGTTCGAGGCTCACTCTGACTACATCCGCTGCATCGCTGTCCACCCCACGCAGTCCTACATCCTCACCAGCAGTG ATGACATGTTGATCAAGCTGTGGGACTGGGACAGAAAGTGGTTGTGCAGTCAGGTGTTTGAGGGACACACTCACTATGTCATGCAGATTGTCATCAACCCCAGAGACAACAACCAGTTTGCCAGTGCCTCTCTGGACAGAACTATTAAG GTGTGGCAGCTGGGTTCCAAGGCTCCCAACTTTACTCTGGAGGGCCATGAGAAGGGAGTGAATTGCATTGATTACTACAGTGGAGGAGACAAGCCCTACCTCATATCAGGGGCCGATGATCGCCTTGTGAAGATCTGGGATTATCAG aACAAAACTTGTGTTCAGACTCTGGAGGGTCACGCTCAGAATGTGACCTGTGTTAGCTTCCATCCTGAGCTGCCAGTCATTCTCACAGGCGGTGAAGATG GCACTGTTCGTGTGTGGCACTCCAACACCTACCGGCTAGAAAACACACTCAATTATGGCATGGAGCGGGTGTGGTGTATATGTGGCCAGCCTGGCTCCAACAGTGTGGCTATAGGCTACGATGAAGGCAGCATCATCATCAAG CTGGGTCGGGTGGAGCCCGTCATGTCCATGGACTCCAGTGGGAAGGTCATATGGGCTCGTCATTCCGAAATGCAGCAGGCCAACCTAAAGGCAGTCTTAGAAACTGAGATAAAGGATGGAGAGAGGCTCCTTCTGAGTGTTAAAGACATGGGCAGCTGTGAGATTTACCCCCAGACAATCCAACACAGCCCCAATGGGAG ATTTGTAGTGGTGTGTGGAGATGGGGAATATATCATCTATACTGCCATGGCTTTGAGGAACAAGAGCTTCGGCTCTGCTCAGGAGTTTATCTGGGCACACGACTCTTCACA GTATGCAATCAGAGAAGGCAACAGTGTGGTCAAAATATTTAAGAACTTTAAAGAGAAGAAGGCTTTTAAACCTGACTTTGGAGCTGAAG GCATCTTTGGTGGCCTCCTGCTGGGAGTGAGGTCAAACAGCGGCCTGTCCTTCTACGACTGGGACAACTCTGAACTGATCCGGCGTATTGAGATCCAGCCTAAACAT GTCTTCTGGTCTGACTCTGGGGAGCTCGTCTGTATTGCTACAGATGAGTCTTTCTTCGTGCTGCGCTACCTACCAGAGCGAGTCTCAGCAGCCCAGGAGTCTAAGGAAGAGATAACAGAAGATGGGATAGAGGCAGCCTTTGAG GTACTGGGGGAGGTCCAGGAGGTGGTAAAGACAGGGCTTTGGGTGGGAGACTGCTTCATCTACACCAACTCTGTTAACAGACTCAACTATTATGTAGGAGGAGAGATAATCACTATAGCTCACATGGACAG gACGATGTATCTGCTGGGCTACATACCAAAGGATGACCGTCTCTACCTTGGAGACAAGGAGCTGAACATTATCAGCTACTCCCTGCTGCTTTCTGTGCTTGAATATCAGACAGCTGTCATGAGGAAGGACTTCAGCACAGCTGACAAGGTTCTACCAGCAATTCCCAAGGAGCAGCAGACCCGTGTAGCCCATTTCTTGGAGAAACAA GGCTTCAGACAGCAGGCATTGGCTGTGTCCACTGACCCCGAGCATAAGTTTGAACTTGCTCTGCAGCTGGGAGAGCTCAAGACAGCCTATCAGCTGGCACTGAACGCAGAG TCAGAACAAAAATGGAAGCAGCTGGCAGAGCTTGCTACTACAAAGTGCCAGTTTAGCTTGGCTCAGGAGTGTCTCCACCAAGCTCAGGATTATGGGGGATTATTGCTTCTGGCCACCACCTCAGGCAACACTGACATGGTGGGCCAACTGGCTGAGGGGGCAGAGAGAGATGGGAAGACCAACGTGGCCTTTCTCACCTACTTCATGCAGGGGAG ACTGGACAAATGTCTGGACCTTCTAATCAAAACAGATCGATTACCAGAGGCTGCATTTCTGGCAAGAACATATCTGCCCAGCCATGTCTCAAG gGTGGTGAAGCTGTGGAAGGAGAGTCTTTCCAAAGTCAACCAGAAGGCAGCAGATGCTCTGGCTGACCCCACCCAGTACAGCAACCTGTTCCCCAGCCTCCAGCAAGCCCTGCTGGCTGAGCAGTACCTGAAGGAGAGTCACATAAGGGTCAGACCTGCTGCAGGATACCCTCTCATTACG CCAAATGAAGAACGTAATGTTCTGGAGGAATCTGCAGGTTTTAGACCCAAAGGAGAAATCGCTGAGCCAGAG CAAGTATTGGAGTGCATGAGTGAGCCCCCCGTTGTACCAGTAGTAACAGAAAGGCCATGTTCAGAAGTTGCAGTAGTGGAGGAGGAGGCCATTTCACGAGAAGAGCTTACTGATCCCGTTTCAACAAGTGAAGAAAAATCTGTCCTGAGAGCAGCAGACGCTTTTCCTGTCACTGCTGCAGAAGAATGTGTTGAGCCAAAGCAAGCAGTGCTGGTGTCTTGTGAGTTGGAAGCAGTGAAGGAGGGCACTAAAGCACAGACTTTAGTCCCTGCAGAGGAAATCGGGATCCCTGATGAAGAGCTTGAGATGATACAACCGAGTCCGGTGGAAGATGTCAGCTCATCTGTTAAGAATGATGTTCAGGAAGTATCTCCAGCAACTGAAGCTTCGCttggtgtctgtgtttctgaaaCAGAAACCACTGTGACAGCACAAGCAGCACCAAATGACACATTAGTAGCTGAGGATGTCTTAGTTAGCACTAGTCTGCCAGTTGATACTGAAACTACATCAGAAACTATAGCACCTGGGGTAATTGCCATTTACCAAGAACTGGAAAACGATACAATCCCATCAGAAGTTCCAACGACAACAGAAGACACTCCCGTTACTAGCAAAGCTGTTTCAGAAACAGTCCCTTCACACACAGCAGTGGAGGAGCTCATCTCTTTTGAAACCCCAGACATTCCTGAGCTGGACGCACCTCTCCAGATTTTACCAGAGTTGACCTTCGATGCACTGCTAGACTCAATTGAAGACGCAGTGCCAGTACTGAAGCCAATCCCGGCACAAGAACAAGAGAAACAAACCACAGAACTTCCAGTAAATCCTGCGGTTCTTCAAAAGTCTGGGCCAGAGGTTTTATCCCTCACTGTAACTCATGCAGAAGGGAATGTagcagaagagagagaggaatgtGGCTCTGAAGAACCGGCAGAGGACTTCGAGGCAGAGATGAATGACGAG GCTCTGGATGATCTGGACAACTTTGACCTGGGGGATATTGACACCACAGATGTTAACCTAGACGAGGATTTCCTGGGTGAATAG
- the LOC115790813 gene encoding retinol-binding protein 2 produces the protein MPADYNGRWEMVKNENFEDVMKALDIDFATRKIAAHLHQTKVIVQNGDKFETKTLSTFRNYEVNYTVGEEFEEYTKGLDNRTVKTLVTWDGDKLVCVQKGEKENRGWKHWIEGDMLHLEIHVLDKVCHQVFKKAQ, from the exons ATGCCTGCAGATTACAATGGACGCTGGGAAATGGTGAAAAATGAGAACTTCGAGGATGTCATGAAGGCTCTCG ACATCGACTTTGCCACCAGAAAGATAGCAGCCCACCTTCATCAGACGAAAGTGATAGTCCAGAACGGGGACAAGTTTGAAACTAAGACCCTCAGCACCTTCAGAAACTACGAGGTCAACTACACCGTGGGTGAGGAGTTTGAGGAGTACACAAAGGGCCTGGACAATCGAACGGTCAAG ACACTGGTTACCTGGGATGGGGATAAGCTGGTCTGTGTTCAGAAGGGGGAGAAAGAAAATCGTGGCTGGAAACATTGGATCGAGGGAGACATGCTACACCTG GAAATCCACGTTCTCGACAAAGTCTGCCACCAAGTATTTAAGAAGGCGCAATAA